GCATTCAAAAAGTACCTCAGGATTTGACTCTTTGCTTCTTCCAGGGTTCCCTTTCGCAGTTCCAAACTAAGGTAACTCCTCATGATTTCTTGATAACCCgtccttctcctcctctgacGGATAGAATCATCGAACGAAATCGAGCAAGGTGAACGACCCACATCATCAAGATTATCATATTTCATCCCAATCCTTTCATTCTGTTCTAATTCCTCATCTTTCAAAGCAGAATCATCTCTAAACCATACAAAGAACAACAGAGTTTAACAACTAACaaacaacccaaaaccaaaagaaagaaaacttttttttttgggcaaacaagaaggaaaacttaaaaGGGTAAAACAAACAATTGCtacataaaagaaaaggagaaaagaagcaaACCCATGATTAATGCACCCGAAAGGTTTGTTGATTCCTAATAATGGGTCATCAACACTTTGCTCCATTGACCAGTTATCTGAAATTTCTCCTGCAATTCCAGAATAGGGTCTTTCTTAATTCTCAAAACCACCGATATTGACCCTTTACACAAACACAAAAGCAGACACATACAGAGGGAGAAGGATACAGAGTGTGTAGTGGGTACCTCCAGAAGAACAATAATCAACAGAGAGAGTAGTTGAGGGAGCTCTGCCACCGCCCATgctctttctttgcttcttcaaTTTTTACTCACTCCTCCAACAAGACAAGAAGCAGAAGCTGTAGCATTTGATCACTTAAAAACAAGGGAGGTTGGTAGATAACGCCGGCACCGGAAGTGTTGCACTTAAATATTAAGTGATATAAGTTCTCAGTGAAGCATACAGAATCATTCTCGAGTCAAGTGTGATCAAACACCATAAGAAGCATAAGAGAGACCTGATCGGGAATCGTTCACAGGCGGTTACTTACACGTATTTTTAGCATTTTAAACCGCTTGATCTGTACACGTGTACTATTGACCAACCGTGACCGTTCAAATACTGTTTCAAGCCTTTGATTGCAAGTAACCTGAATTCTTAGCAAGTCATCGAAAAGAATAAAGGAGATGAATAatcatttgaaaattgaaatttttagaGTAATTTACATCCCTCCCCgtattttgcttttatttcGACCCTCTCCCtgtgttttcaaatattttgcAGACCTTCCTTGTATTTCGATAAATTTGACAAAAAATGTGACTCCATCGTATTATGTCCGTTAagatttcaaaatattattttaatacCCAAATCACCCCTATGAAATGTAAATGGATCATTATACCCATTAAGATGAGTGAATAACTCATCTTCACTTTCGTTCTCACTTGCAAGTAGACTAAGGCTAAAGCAGCGACGAGCGATCAACAGCAACGAGCAACGAGCAACGAGCAACGAGCAACGAGCAACGAGCGTCAACCAGTGCCTCGAGTGACGGACGGCGCAACAATTGGAAGCTACGCATGGTGGTTCCTGCTTCTTCAATCTTTTGCTTGCAGAAGAAGAACTCCTCCATTGTTCTTTACATGGtggttcctcctttttctctctatttctctctgcTACTACAAAATATTCTCAGCAATCCAGAGAGTAGGTAGATGCCATCTAAACTTTTCTGTGTTCACGGGTGATTAGCAAAGCGAAAACAACGAGAGATGCAGACATCAGGGATAAGACGCAAAGTCGCTCCTATAGCCAACGATGGGGAGTCTTCGGACAAGCTTAAccaacttcttctctctgcCGCCATCTGCAATGGCAAAGATTTAGGCCCTTTTGTACGCAAATCCTTTGCCTCAGGTAAACCAGAAAACCATCCTTCACAAAGTCCACGGAGTCAGAGATCGAGGAGGTTTGTAAAGAACACTACCAGGGCTTCATCATGGCCGCTGATGACCTCCGATCCCTCCTCTCCAACGTTGATTCTCTGAAGTCCTCCCTCTACATCTCTAACGAAGTCTTGCAGTTTGCCGCTGGTCCCCTCCTTGTCTCCCACGATTCCTTCTTTGAGGCTCATAACGCAGCGTTTGGAGACAGAGATTCAGAGTGGTTGTAATTGTCCCTGCAGTCATCAGTCATCACTACTGACTTCAGGGACAATTACAATGCCATTCCAATGGCCATTCTCACTCAAATGTCACAGAGTCAAGGAAAACCGATCAGCAAAGCGCATTAAGAACGACAAAACAGATGCATGATGAACATCCATCCAACTCAGCTTTACTCCTCTCCATCCCCAAGCTCCCTTTCCTCTGCTGCAGTGGCCATCAACTCATCAAAGTTCTCCGTCTTCCCAAGCAAAATCTCAATCTTTGCTTTCTGGATGGGTCGCCCTCTTGATTCATCTTTTGTATCAACAGTAGATGTTGTGATCTTCTTCTCAACAGCCAGTCCATTGTTCTTCAAGATCTCGACAATGGTGACAACCATGGCAATAGCCATTCCAAGGGTGGAAAGTTCAACCTCATTAAGTTGCTGCATGTACCTCTTAGCGAGATTAACATAGAAGAAAAGCGGCTTCTTGGTATGGGAGACCTGAATCCAATTCTTCTTGTTCGAATCTACGATACTGATGTTATTCACTCCATCTGTAATGTCTTCCATTGTGGACAAGAAAAAGTAGGGGGAAGAACTAGCCCGAAACGAACCaaacgctctctctctctcaagaaaaaaaaatctggggAGGAATACCCCCCACAGAAACGGAGTTTCTTGAAGAGATGGATTGGGCGGTGGAGATCGATCGGTCTCTTCATCGCCGTTGTCGTGGTGATGGGGTGAGTGAAATGTGAGGGTTTCATATTGAGGGTTAGAGGGTAGGGATAAAGGTGAAATTGGAAAACGAAAAACTATTAAAGGTAGAAGGATAGAATTGTATTTTAACATCCAAAACTAACAGTCTACTAACAGCGTTATCTGACAGGGGAGGTCTTCGAAATATTTGAAAACACAGGGGAGGGGGttggaataaaaacaaaatataaggGAGGGGAATGTAAGTTACTCAAATTTTTAACAGGAAACAAAATCTAAgctataaaaaatggaaaacgaTTTAGACGTTAGAGGGAGAATGGTGCCACGCATACGGGTTATGTGATTTGTCAACTGTCATACACAAATATGGCCCAAGAAATTCCAACCCAAGTGtccaaattatatatatatatatatatatataataacat
This Macadamia integrifolia cultivar HAES 741 chromosome 10, SCU_Mint_v3, whole genome shotgun sequence DNA region includes the following protein-coding sequences:
- the LOC122090621 gene encoding uncharacterized protein At2g34160-like is translated as MEDITDGVNNISIVDSNKKNWIQVSHTKKPLFFYVNLAKRYMQQLNEVELSTLGMAIAMVVTIVEILKNNGLAVEKKITTSTVDTKDESRGRPIQKAKIEILLGKTENFDELMATAAEERELGDGEE